The Puntigrus tetrazona isolate hp1 chromosome 23, ASM1883169v1, whole genome shotgun sequence genome has a segment encoding these proteins:
- the LOC122328447 gene encoding cell division control protein 42 homolog isoform X3: MFRQAVKKLDTLIPDAGKQLVMTAMSTIKCVVVGDGAVGKTCLLVSFTNKFPSEPTVFDNQAATVTFDGEPYTIRLFDAAGMWVPEITYHSPKTPFLLVGTQIDLRDDPVTIARLAKNKQKPIKPETAEKLARDLKAVNYVECSALTQKGLKNVFDEAILAALEPPGSQKTCGCVLL, from the exons ATGTTTCGTCAGGCTGTTAAGAAACTAG aTACCTTGATACCAGATGCTGGAAAACAACTTGTGATGACAGCAATGTCCACAATTAAATGTGTGGTAGTTGGAGATGGAGCCGTGGGTAAAACCTGCCTTTTGGTTTCTTTTACGAACAAATTCCCATCAGAACCAACA GTGTTTGATAACCAAGCTGCGACTGTAACGTTTGATGGTGAACCATACACCATTAGATTATTTGATGCTGCGGGTATG TGGGTGCCTGAGATAACTTATCACTCTCCGAAAACCCCCTTTCTGCTGGTTGGGACTCAAATCGACCTTCGAGATGATCCTGTAACTATTGCAAGgcttgcaaaaaacaaacaaaagccaaTCAAACCAGAGACAGCTGAAAAACTAGCCAGAGACTTAAAGGCAGTCAACTATGTTGAATGCTCTGCTCTAACGCAG AAAGGACTCAAGAACGTGTTTGACGAGGCGATATTAGCAGCTCTGGAGCCCCCGGGATCCCAGAAGACATGCGGATGTGTGCTTTTATGA
- the LOC122328447 gene encoding cell division control protein 42 homolog isoform X1, whose amino-acid sequence MFRQAVKKLDTLIPDAGKQLVMTAMSTIKCVVVGDGAVGKTCLLVSFTNKFPSEPTVFDNQAATVTFDGEPYTIRLFDAAGQDQLRPLYYPQTDVFLVCFSVVSLSSFENVKEKWVPEITYHSPKTPFLLVGTQIDLRDDPVTIARLAKNKQKPIKPETAEKLARDLKAVNYVECSALTQKGLKNVFDEAILAALEPPGSQKTCGCVLL is encoded by the exons ATGTTTCGTCAGGCTGTTAAGAAACTAG aTACCTTGATACCAGATGCTGGAAAACAACTTGTGATGACAGCAATGTCCACAATTAAATGTGTGGTAGTTGGAGATGGAGCCGTGGGTAAAACCTGCCTTTTGGTTTCTTTTACGAACAAATTCCCATCAGAACCAACA GTGTTTGATAACCAAGCTGCGACTGTAACGTTTGATGGTGAACCATACACCATTAGATTATTTGATGCTGCGG GTCAGGATCAATTACGACCCTTATACTATCCCCAAACAGACGTCTTTCTAGTTTGTTTCTCTGTAGTTTCTCTGTcctcttttgaaaatgtaaaagaaaag TGGGTGCCTGAGATAACTTATCACTCTCCGAAAACCCCCTTTCTGCTGGTTGGGACTCAAATCGACCTTCGAGATGATCCTGTAACTATTGCAAGgcttgcaaaaaacaaacaaaagccaaTCAAACCAGAGACAGCTGAAAAACTAGCCAGAGACTTAAAGGCAGTCAACTATGTTGAATGCTCTGCTCTAACGCAG AAAGGACTCAAGAACGTGTTTGACGAGGCGATATTAGCAGCTCTGGAGCCCCCGGGATCCCAGAAGACATGCGGATGTGTGCTTTTATGA
- the LOC122328447 gene encoding cell division control protein 42 homolog isoform X2, with translation MFGVKVNHTLIPDAGKQLVMTAMSTIKCVVVGDGAVGKTCLLVSFTNKFPSEPTVFDNQAATVTFDGEPYTIRLFDAAGQDQLRPLYYPQTDVFLVCFSVVSLSSFENVKEKWVPEITYHSPKTPFLLVGTQIDLRDDPVTIARLAKNKQKPIKPETAEKLARDLKAVNYVECSALTQKGLKNVFDEAILAALEPPGSQKTCGCVLL, from the exons ATGTTTGGAGTAAAAGTTAACC aTACCTTGATACCAGATGCTGGAAAACAACTTGTGATGACAGCAATGTCCACAATTAAATGTGTGGTAGTTGGAGATGGAGCCGTGGGTAAAACCTGCCTTTTGGTTTCTTTTACGAACAAATTCCCATCAGAACCAACA GTGTTTGATAACCAAGCTGCGACTGTAACGTTTGATGGTGAACCATACACCATTAGATTATTTGATGCTGCGG GTCAGGATCAATTACGACCCTTATACTATCCCCAAACAGACGTCTTTCTAGTTTGTTTCTCTGTAGTTTCTCTGTcctcttttgaaaatgtaaaagaaaag TGGGTGCCTGAGATAACTTATCACTCTCCGAAAACCCCCTTTCTGCTGGTTGGGACTCAAATCGACCTTCGAGATGATCCTGTAACTATTGCAAGgcttgcaaaaaacaaacaaaagccaaTCAAACCAGAGACAGCTGAAAAACTAGCCAGAGACTTAAAGGCAGTCAACTATGTTGAATGCTCTGCTCTAACGCAG AAAGGACTCAAGAACGTGTTTGACGAGGCGATATTAGCAGCTCTGGAGCCCCCGGGATCCCAGAAGACATGCGGATGTGTGCTTTTATGA